A part of Oncorhynchus clarkii lewisi isolate Uvic-CL-2024 chromosome 17, UVic_Ocla_1.0, whole genome shotgun sequence genomic DNA contains:
- the LOC139370863 gene encoding C->U-editing enzyme APOBEC-2-like: MADKKGAAASSKLLVRKKERTTKTAVTVEVKKEVKKEVKTEMKMEMKREVKREVKSSLVKKEEKVLAVGENVEGNGDVPMEEGATANEDVANGEAAAAKANGENGEYEPIELPPWEIIEGDRIDPFQFKFQFKNVEYSSGRNKTFLCYLVDKGKADAGLMRGYLEDEHSGAHAEQAFFLQTLPDYDPAVKYTITWYMSSSPCAVCAAKIAEALQARKSIKMTLFSARLFEWEDQDIQAGLNALSQAGCKLRMMKPMDFTYVWDTFVENDDLTFTPWEDCQDNYEYYHEKLADIMQ, encoded by the exons ATGGCCGACAAGAAGGGCGCTGCTGCCAGCAGCAAACTGTTggtgaggaagaaagagaggacgACAAAGACAGCGGTGACTGTGGAGGTCAAGAAAGAGGTCAAGAAAGAGGTGAAGACGGAGATGAAgatggagatgaagagggaggtgAAGAGGGAGGTTAAGTCGAGTTTagtgaagaaggaggagaaggtcCTGGCAGTGGGGGAGAACGTGGAGGGGAACGGAGATGTCCCAATGGAAGAGGGAGCCACAGCTAACGAAGACGTGGCTAATGGGGAAGCGGCTGCGGCTAAAGCTAACGGAGAAAATGGGGAGTACGAACCCATTGAGCTGCCCCCTTGGGAGATCATCGAAGG GGACCGCATCGACCCGTTCCAATTCAAGTTCCAGTTCAAGAACGTGGAGTACTCGTCAGGTCGTAACAAGACGTTCCTGTGTTACctggtggacaaagggaaggcTGATGCCGGTCTGATGAGAGGTTACCTGGAGGATGAACACTCAGGAGCCCACGCTGAGCAGGCCTTCTTCCTCCAGACTCTCCCAGACTACGACCCTGCTGTCAAATACACTATCACCTG GTACATGTCATCCAGTCCCTGTGCGGTCTGTGCAGCTAAGATCGCAGAGGCCCTTCAGGCCAGGAAGAGCATCAAGATGACTCTCTTCTCAGCCCGGCTCTTTGAGTGGGAGGATCAAGACATCCAGGCGGGGCTGAATGCTCTGTCTCAAGCAGGGTGCAAGCTGAGGATGATGAAACCCATGGACTTCACCTATGTCTGGGACACTTTTGTGGAGAATGACGACCTAACGTTCACCCCCTGGGAGGACTGCCAGGACAACTACGAGTACTACCACGAGAAACTGGCAGACATCATGCAGTGA